One part of the Bacillus sp. FJAT-27916 genome encodes these proteins:
- a CDS encoding PTS sugar transporter subunit IIC — protein MISVNELLEKKMMPIAGKIGGNKFLIAIRDGITIAMPLIIIGSLFMIIASFPAPGWEAWLGEVGIADFLWKGTDSSFGLIGLIASFGIAYSLTRQFNVDGIGSGIISLSAFIIATPFISSEAGAGMPIAYMGAKGLFIAIIMGLLNGYIYQWFINRNIQIKLPDSVPPAVSRSFSAIIPGAVIITMWLIIYSILSTLDLPNVHDIAQVILGKPLGLLGNNVFGAIIVVGLNSLFWFVGIHGGNVVNSVMQPIWIANLDENRVAYQAGQELNNIITLSFMDNFVYIGGGGATIGLVLVLGYLARKKKTSKQTKALAPITVVPGLFNINEPAMFGIPVVLNVLLFIPFILAPMVNVVVTYLAMASGIVPLTRAAASWTMPPIFSGFLVTGSISGAILQVVLIVLDILLYLPFVLAIEKRFKSQE, from the coding sequence GTGATCAGTGTGAATGAACTGTTGGAAAAGAAAATGATGCCCATTGCTGGAAAAATAGGTGGAAACAAGTTTCTGATTGCTATTCGGGATGGTATTACAATTGCAATGCCATTAATCATTATTGGCTCCCTTTTTATGATTATAGCTAGTTTCCCAGCCCCGGGTTGGGAAGCATGGTTAGGTGAAGTTGGAATTGCTGATTTTTTATGGAAAGGGACGGATAGTAGTTTCGGACTAATTGGTTTAATAGCCAGTTTCGGGATTGCTTATAGTTTAACGAGGCAATTTAATGTAGACGGAATTGGATCAGGCATCATTTCATTGTCTGCTTTTATTATTGCAACTCCGTTTATTTCATCCGAAGCAGGGGCTGGAATGCCAATCGCTTATATGGGTGCGAAAGGGTTGTTTATTGCAATTATTATGGGATTGCTTAATGGTTATATATATCAATGGTTCATTAATCGTAATATACAAATCAAACTTCCTGACAGTGTACCTCCAGCTGTCTCTAGAAGTTTCAGTGCGATTATTCCTGGAGCAGTCATTATAACTATGTGGTTAATTATTTATTCTATTCTTAGCACATTAGATTTACCCAATGTACATGACATTGCACAAGTAATCTTAGGAAAACCTTTGGGGTTATTAGGAAACAACGTCTTTGGTGCAATCATTGTTGTTGGTTTGAATAGTTTATTCTGGTTTGTTGGTATTCATGGGGGTAACGTAGTTAATTCAGTGATGCAGCCTATTTGGATCGCCAACTTAGATGAAAATCGTGTTGCTTATCAAGCTGGCCAAGAATTAAATAATATTATCACACTTTCATTCATGGATAACTTTGTCTATATTGGCGGTGGAGGAGCGACAATTGGCTTAGTTTTAGTTCTAGGATATTTAGCACGTAAAAAGAAAACAAGCAAACAAACAAAAGCGTTAGCACCGATAACTGTTGTACCTGGCTTGTTTAATATTAATGAACCGGCCATGTTCGGTATTCCGGTAGTTTTGAATGTTTTGTTATTTATTCCCTTTATCCTAGCACCAATGGTAAATGTAGTTGTCACTTATTTAGCAATGGCATCGGGAATCGTACCGCTTACTAGAGCTGCTGCCTCTTGGACGATGCCACCGATATTTAGTGGTTTTTTAGTCACAGGTAGTATAAGTGGTGCAATTTTGCAGGTTGTTTTAATAGTATTAGATATCCTGCTTTACTTACCATTTGTATTAGCTATCGAAAAACGTTTTAAATCGCAAGAATAA
- a CDS encoding ROK family transcriptional regulator: MVLTTKQKELRTKILEEIYVHGPISRIEISKYTNITPATISEITGSLIKENLIYELGEASSENNRSGRKRILLDISERHSFYIGCELSEKHMTFCLTDNTGTIYAEKVIKFNTENDINAITEVYFIEEINNFIEDLKSYHPKAIGIALPGHFNDKNKTIYSNNTIWKNFDLSILIENLTLPIYFKNNVHCMANAERFLSKDNIDDNFIFFHVGRGMFCSHINNGRTYGENKFLVGEVGHIIVHPDGELCECGKRGCLQTYASEAWIIKKSRILYENSNTTFLRQLTQDKQNITIETVLKAYTMGDEGVTNILNNAIKYLSITINNLPLMIDTNNLILHGELFNEPTLAKLLGHYINQNNILPPLNHLWDISLKPYSDINGALAACSLAISQSLIQKR, from the coding sequence ATGGTACTCACTACTAAACAAAAAGAACTGCGAACAAAAATTTTAGAAGAAATTTATGTTCACGGTCCTATTTCACGAATAGAAATATCAAAATATACAAATATCACCCCTGCTACCATAAGCGAGATAACTGGATCTTTAATTAAGGAAAATCTTATTTATGAATTAGGAGAGGCCTCTTCTGAAAATAATAGATCAGGACGAAAAAGAATTCTCTTAGATATTTCTGAACGTCACAGCTTTTATATTGGATGTGAACTATCTGAAAAACATATGACATTTTGTTTAACCGATAATACCGGAACAATCTATGCGGAAAAGGTTATCAAGTTTAATACAGAAAATGATATTAATGCAATAACAGAAGTTTATTTTATAGAGGAAATAAATAATTTTATTGAAGATCTCAAAAGCTATCATCCAAAAGCGATAGGAATAGCATTACCTGGACATTTCAATGATAAAAACAAAACAATATATAGCAATAACACAATTTGGAAGAACTTTGATTTAAGTATTCTAATTGAAAATTTGACCTTACCTATTTATTTTAAAAATAATGTCCATTGTATGGCCAACGCAGAGAGGTTCTTAAGTAAAGATAATATAGATGATAATTTTATTTTCTTCCACGTCGGTAGAGGGATGTTTTGTTCTCATATTAATAATGGACGTACATATGGAGAGAACAAATTTCTAGTAGGTGAAGTAGGTCACATTATTGTTCACCCGGATGGGGAATTATGTGAGTGTGGCAAAAGGGGATGCTTGCAGACATATGCTAGTGAAGCTTGGATTATAAAAAAATCTCGCATCCTTTATGAAAACTCAAATACAACTTTTTTAAGACAATTAACTCAAGACAAACAAAATATTACAATAGAAACCGTTTTAAAAGCCTATACAATGGGAGACGAAGGTGTTACCAACATCCTAAATAACGCCATTAAATACCTATCTATCACAATCAATAATCTTCCATTAATGATTGATACAAACAATCTCATTTTACATGGAGAATTATTTAATGAACCGACATTGGCTAAATTGCTTGGTCATTATATAAATCAAAATAATATCCTACCTCCCCTAAACCATCTTTGGGATATATCATTAAAACCATATTCCGATATTAACGGGGCACTTGCAGCATGCAGTCTGGCTATCTCCCAGTCTTTAATTCAGAAAAGGTAA
- a CDS encoding GyrI-like domain-containing protein yields MSETINQNITVKELDELRLVGFRVLCSGDQYIVEIPKASSRLSKRIDEIKQVMNPREQFGAFMVENETAEEDGYWVCVEVKDFEDIPSDMVTLTIPAQRYAVIAYHGPNHQIMDAYHDLHQWIEENSYVRRKNTWHIEKYHDWRDAEDLDVELFDTIE; encoded by the coding sequence ATGTCTGAAACAATCAATCAAAATATAACGGTTAAAGAGCTTGATGAATTAAGGTTAGTTGGTTTTCGAGTGTTGTGTTCAGGTGATCAATATATTGTTGAAATACCGAAAGCGTCATCCAGGTTAAGCAAGCGCATAGATGAAATTAAACAAGTAATGAATCCAAGGGAACAATTTGGCGCATTTATGGTGGAGAATGAAACAGCAGAGGAAGATGGGTACTGGGTTTGTGTGGAAGTAAAGGATTTTGAGGATATACCATCAGATATGGTGACCTTGACCATACCAGCTCAACGCTATGCCGTTATAGCTTATCATGGACCTAATCATCAAATAATGGACGCCTATCATGACTTACATCAGTGGATTGAAGAAAACAGCTATGTAAGGCGAAAGAATACTTGGCATATCGAAAAGTATCATGATTGGAGGGATGCGGAGGATTTAGATGTAGAGTTGTTTGATACGATTGAGTAA
- a CDS encoding HAD-IIIA family hydrolase, with the protein MQKIEAIFIDRDGTIGGDHTIHYPGEFKLFPLSKKLIHQLKSDGINVFSFTNQPGISEGKATIHDFTEELTRFGFDDVFICPHSPTEGCRCRKPGIGMLLHAAEKHNLTLENCMVIGDRWSDMLAASSANCKKILVKTGAGLTSLNEHGEKRKDVELDYVAENLADAIDWLYGQFKIE; encoded by the coding sequence ATACAAAAGATAGAAGCGATATTTATAGACAGAGATGGAACCATTGGTGGTGACCACACGATACATTATCCAGGTGAATTCAAATTATTTCCTCTCTCCAAAAAACTCATTCACCAGTTAAAGAGTGATGGAATCAACGTATTTTCATTTACGAATCAACCTGGAATTTCTGAAGGGAAAGCGACTATTCATGATTTCACAGAAGAATTAACCAGATTTGGCTTTGATGATGTTTTCATCTGTCCACATAGTCCCACGGAAGGATGCCGTTGCCGAAAGCCAGGCATAGGAATGCTGCTACATGCCGCAGAAAAACATAATCTAACATTAGAAAACTGCATGGTGATTGGTGATCGATGGAGTGATATGCTGGCCGCCTCATCGGCAAACTGCAAGAAAATACTTGTGAAAACTGGAGCAGGTCTTACTTCATTAAATGAGCATGGTGAAAAACGAAAAGATGTAGAACTAGATTATGTTGCTGAGAATTTAGCCGATGCAATCGATTGGTTGTATGGTCAGTTTAAAATTGAATAA
- a CDS encoding GNAT family N-acetyltransferase: MIRLEKMKSDEFQRYLEFAIKNYAAEHVKAGNWDESDALSRAAWEYEKLLPEGEKTGNHHLFMIRDEEQEVGMIWLAQRSGDKGFIYDIHIWEDHQGRGYGKQAMMEMEYVAKNLGLKSVGLHVFGHNLQARHLYEKLGYIETSVIMEKKI, from the coding sequence TTGATCAGATTAGAAAAAATGAAGTCAGATGAGTTTCAAAGATATCTCGAGTTTGCGATCAAAAACTATGCTGCCGAGCATGTTAAAGCTGGTAATTGGGATGAGTCAGATGCACTTAGCAGGGCCGCTTGGGAATATGAGAAGCTATTGCCAGAAGGGGAAAAGACAGGTAATCATCACTTATTCATGATTCGTGATGAAGAGCAAGAGGTGGGGATGATTTGGCTTGCTCAAAGGTCAGGTGATAAAGGATTTATCTATGACATACATATCTGGGAAGATCATCAAGGCCGTGGGTATGGCAAACAAGCGATGATGGAAATGGAATATGTGGCTAAGAATCTAGGCTTAAAGAGTGTAGGTCTCCACGTTTTTGGTCATAACCTGCAAGCCAGACATTTATATGAGAAATTAGGGTATATAGAGACGAGTGTTATTATGGAAAAGAAAATCTAA
- a CDS encoding PTS lactose/cellobiose transporter subunit IIA, whose protein sequence is METNDYYTVAFQIISNVGTAKSLVMEALYAAKEGNFDAAEEKLAESKHFFVEGHRMHASLIQREANGEKLEFSLILMHAEDQIMSVDTITMLVIEMIEIYRRSI, encoded by the coding sequence TTGGAAACGAATGATTATTACACGGTGGCCTTTCAAATAATTAGTAATGTTGGTACAGCTAAAAGCTTAGTGATGGAAGCGCTTTATGCAGCGAAAGAGGGGAATTTTGACGCGGCGGAAGAAAAGTTGGCAGAATCAAAACACTTCTTTGTTGAGGGTCATAGAATGCATGCATCTTTAATTCAAAGAGAAGCTAATGGAGAAAAGCTTGAATTCTCGCTTATACTTATGCACGCAGAAGACCAGATAATGAGTGTAGATACAATTACAATGCTCGTTATAGAAATGATTGAAATATATAGGCGGTCAATCTAG
- a CDS encoding lysoplasmalogenase, giving the protein MKIKLLSLFIFVMSTIYIFLIPSEPFWLKILFKLIPMWLIIYFAFIQRTDRVRTNKGLILAGLVFCMFGDGLLHWFLIGLSCFLIGHIIYIFGFLKRWSFSALRFLSILPLLAFDFFIGNLLVQALQESGKDDLIIPVIFYIGAISIMAWAAFMTGNRFAIIGSLLFVVSDTVLSWNMFVSDVPYSHVLIMTTYYAAQYCIASSVRQTSSLEGAGAHIKGPRYS; this is encoded by the coding sequence ATGAAGATTAAATTGCTTTCTCTTTTCATTTTTGTTATGAGCACTATTTATATCTTTCTCATCCCATCAGAGCCTTTTTGGCTGAAGATTTTGTTCAAGCTCATTCCGATGTGGCTGATCATCTATTTTGCCTTTATCCAGAGAACGGATCGTGTTCGGACAAATAAAGGGCTTATCCTCGCGGGTCTTGTCTTTTGCATGTTTGGAGATGGATTACTACATTGGTTTTTGATTGGGCTGAGCTGTTTTTTGATTGGGCATATTATTTATATTTTTGGCTTTCTGAAACGGTGGAGCTTTTCGGCGCTTCGCTTCTTATCCATCCTGCCGCTTCTCGCATTTGATTTTTTCATAGGGAATCTATTAGTTCAAGCACTTCAGGAATCAGGGAAGGATGATTTGATCATTCCAGTGATTTTCTATATTGGGGCGATTTCAATCATGGCTTGGGCTGCTTTTATGACCGGCAATCGGTTTGCCATCATCGGCAGCTTGCTCTTTGTCGTTTCTGATACCGTCTTATCATGGAATATGTTTGTATCGGACGTTCCTTACTCACATGTCCTTATTATGACTACCTATTATGCTGCTCAATATTGCATTGCCTCTAGTGTTAGACAAACAAGCAGTCTTGAAGGAGCAGGAGCTCATATAAAGGGGCCTAGGTATTCTTAG
- a CDS encoding PTS sugar transporter subunit IIB, whose product MKTIMLVCAAGMSTSLLVTKMQKSAEKQGIQADIFAISAQEIDIIIEQKNVDVLLLGPQVKYMQNQIESKLAGRNIPVAAINMQDYGMMNGEKVLDQALHLIENR is encoded by the coding sequence TTGAAAACGATTATGTTAGTATGTGCAGCGGGAATGAGTACTAGTTTGTTAGTAACAAAAATGCAAAAGTCAGCCGAAAAACAAGGAATTCAGGCTGATATATTTGCGATATCAGCACAAGAAATTGACATAATAATTGAACAGAAAAATGTAGACGTATTGTTATTAGGGCCTCAAGTCAAATATATGCAAAATCAAATTGAATCAAAACTAGCAGGAAGGAATATTCCTGTAGCAGCGATTAACATGCAAGATTACGGAATGATGAATGGTGAAAAGGTTCTTGATCAAGCGTTGCATTTAATTGAAAACAGGTAA
- a CDS encoding pentapeptide repeat-containing protein, which yields MKIRTDVKNHLPEYIVNDHNRETFSADCGKCFGLCCVALSFAASSDFAFDKEEGTPCRNLQKDHRCGIHKNLRLNGFRGCTVYECFGAGQHVSQVLYKGNDWRKNKATAKEMFAVFPIVQQLHEMLYYLSEALHREDARPIYQELEQAVKETEQLTHLSPESILSLYLPDTRENVNILLKQTSELVRTKGKHTKKPGRKRKNIKGRDLIGANLRGANLRGAHLRGAMLIAADLREADLREADLIGADLRDADLRGSNLIGSLFLTQVQVNSAKGNRHTKLPSALTAPEHWL from the coding sequence ATGAAAATAAGAACGGATGTGAAGAATCATTTGCCCGAATATATAGTGAATGATCACAATCGAGAAACATTCAGTGCTGACTGCGGGAAGTGTTTTGGTTTATGTTGTGTAGCCTTATCCTTTGCGGCTTCCTCTGATTTTGCCTTTGATAAAGAGGAAGGGACGCCTTGCAGAAACCTCCAGAAAGACCATCGGTGTGGAATTCATAAAAACCTTAGGCTGAATGGCTTCAGGGGGTGCACAGTCTATGAATGCTTTGGGGCAGGGCAACATGTTTCTCAAGTGTTATACAAGGGCAATGACTGGCGGAAAAATAAAGCGACAGCTAAGGAAATGTTCGCTGTATTCCCCATCGTACAACAGCTTCACGAAATGCTTTATTACTTATCTGAGGCTCTTCATAGAGAGGATGCCCGCCCAATCTATCAGGAGTTAGAGCAAGCCGTTAAAGAAACCGAACAACTCACTCATTTAAGCCCCGAATCCATCTTATCTCTCTATCTCCCAGACACCCGGGAAAACGTGAATATTTTACTAAAACAAACAAGTGAACTAGTACGGACAAAAGGGAAGCATACGAAAAAACCTGGAAGAAAGAGAAAAAACATCAAAGGCCGCGATTTAATCGGGGCCAATTTAAGAGGCGCTAATCTAAGGGGAGCCCATTTAAGAGGGGCTATGCTCATTGCGGCTGATCTTCGAGAAGCTGATTTAAGAGAAGCAGACCTCATTGGCGCGGACTTAAGAGATGCTGACTTAAGAGGCTCTAATCTAATCGGAAGTCTTTTTCTTACACAAGTTCAAGTGAATTCAGCTAAGGGGAATAGGCATACGAAATTACCATCTGCACTAACAGCTCCTGAACATTGGCTGTGA
- a CDS encoding PH domain-containing protein, translating into MVFRSKVDAFFVNFMVIVVLVIASVTIFPLFLEEFRDDLAGSIILILVFLLVIGFLLWTCFSVQYIFHQDHLFIKGGPFKSRIPYEKIIKVAPTKAIFTGYRILSSRDAIEITNQTTVFGSIKISPKNKEAFISELKKRNPAIRIEE; encoded by the coding sequence ATGGTCTTTCGTTCTAAAGTGGATGCGTTTTTTGTGAACTTTATGGTTATTGTCGTCCTTGTTATCGCTTCCGTAACCATATTTCCCTTGTTCCTGGAGGAATTTCGTGATGATTTAGCTGGTAGTATCATATTGATCTTGGTATTTCTTTTGGTTATCGGTTTTCTATTATGGACGTGCTTTTCTGTACAGTATATTTTTCACCAAGACCATTTATTCATCAAGGGTGGACCATTCAAAAGCCGGATTCCATACGAGAAAATCATCAAGGTCGCCCCAACAAAAGCCATCTTTACTGGGTATCGAATCCTGTCCTCGAGAGATGCGATAGAAATCACTAATCAGACAACTGTTTTTGGCAGTATTAAAATTTCACCGAAAAATAAAGAGGCGTTTATCAGTGAACTTAAAAAACGAAATCCTGCTATAAGGATTGAAGAGTGA
- a CDS encoding MFS transporter — translation MQVWKRQAALFLSSQSVSMFGSSIVQYAIMWHLTLTTESGLMMMFYIICGFLPTFFLAPFAGVWADRYNRKKLIISADGLIAAATLILAILFLSGIQYMWLLFVVVTIRAIGAGIQTPAVGAVLPQIVPEEKLMRVNGVNGTLQSIIFFASPLLSAGLLSITTLEMILFVDVVTAVVAIGILLFLKLEHVRKEVKNEGYFTEFKAGLRYARSQPYLKWFFIFFSILFFLMAPASFLTPLQVTRAFGGDVWRLTAIELTFSIGMMLGGVLISAWQGFQNRVHTMVLGGLVFGLCTMLFGIVPNFVLYLVIMGICGISMPIFNTPTMTMLQENIDASYIGRVFGLFSMISSSMMPMGMLLFGPLADVIDIKWILMITGVFMMGLSIAMLKTKALVQAGTKSQGING, via the coding sequence ATGCAGGTATGGAAAAGGCAAGCGGCTTTATTTCTTTCGAGTCAAAGTGTGTCCATGTTTGGGTCATCGATCGTGCAATATGCAATTATGTGGCATTTGACGTTGACAACGGAATCAGGATTGATGATGATGTTTTATATTATTTGCGGGTTTTTGCCGACCTTCTTTTTAGCGCCTTTTGCAGGGGTATGGGCGGACCGGTACAATCGGAAGAAATTAATCATTTCTGCAGATGGCTTGATTGCGGCAGCGACATTAATCCTGGCCATTTTATTCTTGAGCGGGATCCAATATATGTGGCTTTTGTTTGTGGTTGTGACGATTCGAGCCATCGGTGCAGGAATCCAAACGCCGGCGGTTGGAGCGGTATTGCCGCAAATCGTCCCAGAAGAAAAGCTGATGAGGGTAAATGGCGTCAACGGAACCTTGCAATCAATCATTTTCTTTGCATCTCCGTTACTCAGTGCTGGGTTGTTATCCATAACGACTTTAGAGATGATCTTGTTTGTCGATGTTGTAACAGCTGTGGTTGCCATAGGCATTTTACTGTTTTTAAAGCTGGAGCATGTGAGAAAAGAAGTCAAGAATGAGGGTTATTTTACAGAATTCAAAGCAGGCTTGCGATATGCAAGGTCACAGCCTTATCTCAAATGGTTTTTTATTTTCTTCTCCATTCTATTTTTCTTAATGGCACCGGCCTCCTTTTTAACGCCGCTGCAGGTAACCCGCGCGTTTGGCGGGGATGTTTGGAGATTGACAGCGATTGAACTAACCTTTTCCATTGGAATGATGCTGGGCGGTGTTCTCATTTCAGCGTGGCAAGGGTTTCAAAACCGGGTACATACGATGGTTCTTGGAGGGTTAGTCTTTGGTTTGTGTACAATGCTATTTGGGATTGTGCCTAACTTTGTCCTCTATCTTGTCATCATGGGCATATGCGGGATTTCCATGCCCATCTTTAACACGCCAACAATGACCATGCTTCAAGAAAATATTGATGCTTCCTATATTGGGCGTGTGTTTGGTCTATTCAGCATGATTTCTTCCTCGATGATGCCGATGGGGATGCTTTTATTCGGTCCTCTGGCAGATGTCATCGACATAAAATGGATTCTTATGATCACGGGTGTGTTCATGATGGGACTGTCGATTGCGATGCTAAAGACAAAAGCGCTTGTTCAAGCAGGGACCAAGAGTCAAGGTATAAACGGGTAA
- a CDS encoding MFS transporter, which yields MNLKVIILALSAVAVGLVELIIGGILPNIANDLNVSISTAGQLITVFALIYAIAGPVLLVMTNKYERKKVYLIAMAIFFLGNIITYFSPNYTVMMIARVLTAMSTALIMVLSLIIAAKVVHPSHRAKAIGLVTMGISSSLVMGVPLGILISEQFGWRILFLGIAVLSVGSFILVSIFLERIPGEKSIPLSQQLKAVASPKIGTAHLATMFMLAGHYTIYAYFTPFLEDVMHLDANWVSIFYLLFGIAAVSGGALGGTLSDAIGPQKSIIIFIVSFAVVLFLLPFSTFSMFVFIPVMLIWGALSWSLSPPQQSYLIQTDPATSDIQQSFNNSALQVGISIGSGFGGIVLSQTGSVSHTAWYGSAVVLIALACAVFSITRKAVVRERTVKELHESNA from the coding sequence ATGAATCTTAAAGTCATTATATTAGCTTTATCCGCTGTGGCAGTTGGATTGGTGGAACTGATCATCGGCGGAATTCTTCCGAACATCGCCAATGATTTAAACGTATCGATCAGCACGGCTGGACAGCTAATCACCGTCTTTGCCCTTATATACGCGATTGCAGGACCGGTTTTATTGGTCATGACGAATAAATATGAGCGTAAAAAAGTCTACCTCATCGCCATGGCTATCTTCTTCTTAGGAAACATCATCACCTACTTCAGTCCAAACTACACGGTTATGATGATTGCCCGTGTTTTAACGGCGATGAGCACGGCCTTAATCATGGTCTTATCCTTGATTATCGCGGCTAAAGTCGTTCATCCTTCACACCGAGCAAAGGCAATTGGCCTTGTAACGATGGGAATCAGCTCATCGCTCGTTATGGGTGTTCCGCTTGGCATCTTGATTTCAGAGCAATTCGGATGGCGTATCCTTTTCCTTGGAATAGCCGTTCTTTCAGTGGGATCATTTATTCTCGTTTCTATCTTCCTCGAACGTATTCCTGGAGAAAAATCGATTCCGTTATCACAGCAATTAAAGGCTGTCGCCAGTCCAAAAATCGGCACTGCTCATTTGGCAACGATGTTCATGCTGGCGGGGCATTACACGATTTATGCGTACTTCACCCCATTCCTTGAGGATGTCATGCATTTAGATGCGAATTGGGTCAGCATCTTCTATCTATTGTTCGGAATTGCGGCGGTAAGCGGCGGCGCATTGGGAGGCACGCTCTCTGACGCGATTGGCCCGCAAAAGAGCATCATTATCTTCATCGTCTCATTTGCGGTTGTGCTGTTCCTATTGCCGTTCTCCACATTCTCCATGTTCGTCTTCATCCCTGTGATGTTGATTTGGGGAGCACTCAGCTGGAGCCTATCACCTCCGCAGCAAAGCTATCTGATTCAAACAGATCCGGCTACATCCGATATTCAACAAAGCTTCAATAACTCTGCTTTACAGGTCGGCATCTCCATTGGATCTGGATTCGGCGGAATTGTATTAAGCCAAACAGGCTCCGTTTCGCATACGGCCTGGTACGGAAGCGCGGTTGTTCTGATCGCACTCGCTTGTGCGGTGTTCTCGATTACGAGGAAGGCTGTCGTCAGGGAGAGAACTGTGAAAGAATTGCACGAATCAAACGCTTAA
- a CDS encoding DUF7916 family protein yields MKKRLISSNASEILAMNASELKQSIKASEGRVIMSENVAIREPYIEDITNAEIARAFGADLILLNGVDVLSPRIEGLDNEEGSIVNALHRLVGRPIGVNLEPVDNSANMAEERLVISKGRQANLKTIQEIEKLGFDFVCLTGNPGTGVTNEQIKTTIKLTKEHFSGLIIAGKMHGAGVDEPVADEEVVKGFIDSGADIILVPAVGTVPGFDDEQMKIIVKSAHQNDALVLSAIGTSQESADQDTIKQIAIRNKICGVDIQHIGDAGYAGLAPVENIFAMSKAIRGIRHTVSMVARSINR; encoded by the coding sequence ATGAAAAAACGATTGATTAGCTCAAATGCATCAGAAATCTTGGCGATGAATGCATCAGAATTGAAGCAAAGTATTAAAGCGAGTGAAGGACGCGTTATTATGTCTGAAAATGTTGCAATTCGTGAGCCTTATATTGAGGATATTACCAATGCAGAAATTGCTCGTGCGTTCGGGGCAGACTTGATTCTCTTGAATGGTGTTGATGTGCTTTCACCACGGATTGAAGGACTGGATAATGAAGAGGGCTCTATCGTTAATGCGCTTCACAGATTGGTCGGCCGTCCAATTGGTGTCAATTTAGAGCCGGTGGACAATTCTGCGAATATGGCAGAAGAAAGATTAGTCATTTCAAAAGGTCGGCAGGCTAATCTAAAAACCATACAAGAAATAGAAAAATTAGGATTTGATTTTGTGTGTTTGACAGGTAATCCGGGCACTGGTGTCACAAATGAGCAAATTAAAACAACGATAAAGCTTACTAAAGAACATTTTTCTGGATTAATTATAGCTGGGAAAATGCATGGAGCAGGAGTAGATGAACCAGTTGCAGATGAAGAAGTAGTGAAAGGTTTTATAGATTCAGGTGCAGATATTATTTTAGTTCCAGCAGTAGGTACTGTTCCAGGCTTTGATGATGAGCAGATGAAGATTATTGTTAAAAGTGCTCATCAAAATGACGCCCTTGTTCTATCTGCTATTGGCACAAGCCAAGAAAGTGCTGATCAAGACACGATTAAACAAATTGCCATCCGTAATAAAATCTGCGGTGTGGATATTCAACATATCGGTGACGCGGGGTATGCCGGGCTTGCTCCTGTTGAAAATATATTCGCTATGAGCAAAGCTATCCGTGGTATTAGGCATACAGTTTCTATGGTTGCTCGCTCTATTAATAGGTAA
- a CDS encoding DUF3784 domain-containing protein encodes MEAVILLIIIPLPFFILAIVLSKGKGASLLAGYNTMPDSEKAKYDEAAMCKFMGKMMYGISFSLLLFGLSELLDTQALFILGLILFIGLIIFALVYANTGNRFKKNG; translated from the coding sequence ATGGAAGCAGTTATTCTTCTGATTATTATTCCATTACCATTCTTCATTTTGGCTATCGTCCTCTCAAAGGGAAAAGGAGCATCATTACTTGCAGGTTACAATACAATGCCTGACAGTGAAAAGGCGAAATACGATGAAGCTGCCATGTGCAAGTTTATGGGGAAAATGATGTATGGGATTAGCTTTAGTCTATTATTATTTGGTTTGAGTGAGTTATTAGACACCCAAGCTTTATTTATCCTTGGTCTCATTTTATTTATTGGTCTTATTATTTTTGCATTGGTGTACGCCAATACAGGGAACCGATTCAAAAAGAATGGTTAA